Proteins from a single region of Paenibacillus sp. BIHB 4019:
- a CDS encoding immunoglobulin-like domain-containing protein, with amino-acid sequence MKKSIAALSKLVLALMIVLPGIMPVYTATASAESMLALEETGMTAEGNQQSQQQSETGESQEGQGGAGEQQLLVAQEAAAVANEPLFTDDFQDGDLQGWTVNNSSIIKAAADPASASNQVLYVSAGDEAIASVNQDIGSDYVYEAKVKKVAAGAFPGILARYSDVNNFYMFQLGDNRFSLSKRVGGNTTTLGEYPITINVNQWYTMRIIVEGSKMKAYVDDKLIFNITDTSLTSGKAGFRSRWEKSALDDVGIWQIPSPKPEAPSDLQATGITSSAATISWDSTVTGATYRVYRSTDAAAGFTPVYVGTDKHYEDKGLASGVTYYYQVAAEVNKYEVVSSTISLTTVLVLPESPDLLPGIVAAYPFNETSGTQVSPLGASSNQGKATLAGGASWTTGRSGGAVDLNGSNGYVSLPAGMLKDLSEVSFAFWVKQDTLKQWTRVFDIGLGTNNYIFFTPATGANESRFVLKNGGSEQIVGVTPAQQATDRWVHYAMTLSGSTGVLYVDGVEVGRNANMTLKPKDLGQTTLNYIGRSMFSADPYFDGKIDDFYVFNRALGPKEVALFTYPEDLAKVAADKAALTLPGDLAKVMADLSLPAKGANGTTLAWESDQPAVVDRAGKVTRPAFGQPDVDVTLTVTIKRGNASDTKLFQLKVLADLSDEAAVENDKDALAVAHADGATAKLSLPDAGANRTKISWQSDHPVNLRPDGMVSRPAIGEGDLLVKLTATITRGSVSKTRVFDVKILEQDANTAYLFAYNKLVSGTETLHYAVSRNGKSWTELGTNAAYVSPIADGADMFKLNSEDKWLKYTYSGGAWTLASATDVAGVWTQEAASSYTLPSGALAGSFKRIDEAAWSRLVHGLSVPRTLDPIITIYTEKGIAPRLPDRVKIDYTNNLYTTVPVQWDTLTPSAYASVGSFKAEGTVTGTSTRIKADIKVQDNTGKADVIRNGEYWFDDEGGMIQAHGGYILKVADTYYWFGEDKGHNSAVLKGVSVYASKDLKHWEFRNNVLTTASHPELASAKIERPKVLYNEKTGKYVLWGHWEEAGNYNQANMIVAVSDTVDGDYKYVNRFQPGAMQARDFTLFQDDDGSAYLFASSNNNADLNVFRLTDDYLYTEQYMYTLFPGVRREAPAVVKKDGYYYLFTSGQSGWYPNQGYYSSAKSINSLSDWSELKRFGDPATYYTQPSFILSVYGSETTSYVYVGDRWNPSALMNSQYIWLPLEMDKGVASITNSGDLDLNAATGHFETATDLLVSQGKPVVASSQASSNPATMANDGMYFQDTNNDGGNDNFFDSGSTSFPTTLRFDLEREYDLSRIDLSWREWNGSEVYYTYKVEGSVDDQQYDLLIDQSGNKTPSFNSDKLTGKYRYVKLTILGQFGHTNNADKPVTWYRGLHEVKIYSSDMQLDVPQGLLATAVKTSAAAEVTTISLNWQSVPGATAYTLYRSESENGTYEQVYNGRAMAYDDNGLAVNTTYFYKVKATHPGGGSELSQSAQARTFIASASLDMYDNTKENVWLDDAGNVTHTPTITHDGFLKLGNLYYYYEYVSDTDGFKQVNLHQSADGVNWTFVDTVLTRDSHPELAASKFEAWNFTYNEATGKIVIWLHYENNKDYSLGRAAVLSGAPGGTLTFHGSVRPAGNDSRDITFFKDDDGKGYIVSSGNTNADLFIYELSADYLSVERVVLKVYEGKHREAPSLIKKDGYYYLFTSEAAGWYPSKGMYSSATSLAGPWTDLRRIGNNSNFSAQSGFIWKMEGSAGISFVNMANRWVAGAGEAKQHWLPITLGNGYAKYDYFEKVYYNQATGEVVPEQNGELLSQGKPAIAKSELENSPATYANDGDYTTSWVAANNSWPSWWQVDLGDVYSLTNIQLSWYLHNGSEGYHRYKIETSLDGVTFTTALDKTDNKTYGFTSDKLSGKARYVRVQMIDAVLRNNPGNWYTPQFGEVKVYGTTVQEEPTKETPVGLKVNAATDKAIELAWTALAGVSGYNVYRATDENGPYVLANTQPISTASYADSGLSANTDYFYQVTAVYAAGESDRSAVLTAKTLADTGTPGGGTDPGTPGGGTDPGTPGGGTDPGTPGGGTDPGTPGGGTDPGTPGGGTDPGTPGGGTGGSTSSGTGAGSTSSGASVEANANGLTVKVAADASGMLQAQLSAADMEKALASLQSANTLRIQLEPSKAGAVAGAKVEIPLELLLAAGTPQVRFITVKAGAVQITVDITKAGGIVAAGAKKLTLEAVQVAASELPANVKTKLGDHPVYDFKLSIDGKEIHAFGQKQNSPVTVELAYTLKAGEKAHKVVVYYVGEGGALEVVRNVKVDEAAGVVRFQPEHFSRYAIAYADVVFGDLGQAKWAQTMIEALAAREIVSGTGGGSFEPSRAVTRAEFVQLLLGALGLIDEQATSSLRDVKQGAWYEAAVASAEKLGLVKGRPDGTFGIHDAITREEMAVILARATEQIAWESTASTKPFPSFADEQSISGFAQEAVSAMQQAGLVNGFEDGSYRPQGQTTRAQAAAVIFKLLKL; translated from the coding sequence TTGAAGAAATCCATAGCTGCACTATCCAAGCTTGTGCTGGCACTGATGATCGTTTTGCCTGGGATCATGCCTGTCTATACGGCAACGGCATCGGCGGAATCTATGCTAGCCTTAGAAGAAACGGGAATGACAGCAGAAGGAAATCAACAATCGCAGCAGCAAAGTGAAACAGGGGAGTCGCAAGAGGGACAAGGAGGAGCGGGAGAGCAGCAGTTGCTCGTCGCTCAGGAGGCAGCAGCTGTTGCCAACGAACCGCTGTTTACGGATGATTTTCAGGATGGCGATTTGCAAGGGTGGACGGTTAATAACAGCAGCATTATTAAAGCAGCAGCTGATCCGGCTTCGGCTAGCAATCAGGTGCTGTACGTAAGCGCGGGGGACGAGGCCATTGCATCTGTCAATCAGGATATTGGCAGCGACTACGTGTACGAGGCCAAGGTGAAAAAAGTGGCTGCGGGAGCGTTTCCCGGCATTTTGGCACGATACAGCGATGTGAACAATTTTTATATGTTCCAGCTGGGGGATAATCGGTTCTCCCTATCCAAACGGGTAGGCGGTAATACAACAACGCTCGGGGAATATCCGATTACAATTAATGTGAACCAATGGTACACAATGCGTATAATCGTCGAAGGCAGCAAAATGAAAGCCTACGTGGATGACAAGCTTATTTTTAATATAACAGATACATCCCTTACGTCAGGGAAAGCGGGCTTCCGCTCCCGCTGGGAAAAAAGCGCGCTTGATGATGTAGGCATTTGGCAAATTCCGAGCCCGAAGCCGGAGGCTCCGAGCGATTTGCAGGCAACGGGCATTACATCGTCTGCGGCAACGATTAGCTGGGACAGCACGGTAACGGGAGCTACCTACCGCGTATACCGCTCGACTGATGCGGCCGCGGGCTTCACTCCAGTGTATGTCGGAACAGATAAGCACTATGAGGACAAGGGACTGGCTTCCGGCGTAACGTATTACTATCAGGTTGCAGCGGAGGTCAATAAATATGAGGTCGTTTCTTCAACCATCTCGTTGACAACGGTGCTGGTTCTGCCGGAATCGCCAGATTTGCTGCCGGGCATAGTAGCGGCTTACCCGTTCAATGAAACGTCAGGGACGCAGGTATCGCCGCTAGGAGCCAGCAGCAATCAGGGTAAAGCAACGCTTGCCGGCGGGGCATCTTGGACAACCGGCCGATCGGGCGGAGCTGTCGATCTCAATGGCTCGAATGGCTATGTGTCGCTTCCGGCGGGCATGCTGAAGGATTTGAGCGAGGTCAGCTTTGCTTTCTGGGTGAAGCAGGACACGCTCAAGCAGTGGACTCGTGTGTTCGATATCGGGCTCGGCACGAACAATTATATATTCTTTACGCCAGCAACTGGCGCCAATGAGTCGCGCTTCGTCTTGAAAAATGGCGGCAGCGAGCAAATTGTCGGCGTTACCCCTGCACAGCAGGCAACTGATCGCTGGGTTCATTATGCGATGACGCTTTCGGGCTCTACAGGCGTGTTGTACGTGGACGGCGTAGAGGTGGGGCGCAATGCCAATATGACGCTGAAGCCTAAGGATTTGGGTCAAACGACGCTGAACTATATCGGCCGTTCGATGTTTAGCGCCGATCCGTATTTTGACGGCAAAATCGATGATTTTTATGTGTTCAATCGGGCGTTGGGTCCGAAGGAGGTGGCCTTGTTCACTTATCCGGAGGATCTGGCTAAAGTAGCGGCAGATAAGGCGGCTTTGACGCTGCCCGGCGATTTAGCCAAGGTGATGGCCGATCTTTCGCTGCCGGCTAAAGGCGCCAACGGCACGACACTGGCCTGGGAATCCGACCAGCCGGCAGTTGTTGATAGAGCTGGGAAGGTCACGCGTCCTGCCTTTGGACAGCCAGACGTGGACGTAACGTTGACCGTGACGATTAAACGGGGCAATGCGTCAGACACGAAGCTGTTCCAGCTCAAGGTGCTGGCCGATTTGTCAGACGAGGCAGCGGTCGAAAATGACAAGGACGCGCTTGCGGTCGCGCATGCCGATGGAGCGACAGCGAAGCTCAGCCTGCCGGATGCAGGGGCGAACCGCACGAAAATTTCGTGGCAGTCGGACCATCCGGTTAACCTGCGCCCAGACGGCATGGTTAGCCGTCCTGCTATTGGCGAAGGAGATTTGCTCGTTAAGCTGACGGCGACCATTACGCGGGGCAGCGTATCGAAAACGCGGGTGTTCGACGTTAAAATTTTGGAGCAGGATGCAAATACCGCTTATTTATTTGCTTATAACAAGCTGGTCAGCGGCACGGAAACGCTGCATTATGCGGTGAGCCGCAACGGGAAAAGCTGGACGGAGCTGGGCACGAACGCGGCATACGTCTCGCCTATCGCGGATGGAGCCGATATGTTCAAGCTGAATTCCGAGGACAAATGGCTGAAATATACGTATTCAGGCGGCGCGTGGACGCTAGCTTCCGCTACGGATGTGGCGGGCGTGTGGACGCAGGAGGCAGCTAGCTCCTATACGCTTCCATCCGGTGCGCTGGCGGGCAGCTTCAAACGCATCGATGAAGCGGCTTGGAGCCGACTAGTACATGGCCTATCTGTACCGAGGACGCTTGATCCGATCATAACGATCTATACGGAAAAGGGCATCGCGCCAAGGCTCCCGGATCGGGTGAAAATCGATTACACGAACAATCTGTACACGACGGTGCCTGTACAGTGGGATACTCTTACTCCATCTGCTTATGCCTCTGTGGGCAGTTTCAAAGCAGAGGGAACTGTAACTGGCACGTCTACCCGCATCAAGGCAGATATCAAGGTACAGGACAATACCGGCAAAGCGGATGTGATTCGCAACGGCGAATACTGGTTCGATGACGAGGGCGGCATGATTCAGGCCCACGGCGGCTATATCCTCAAAGTAGCGGACACGTATTATTGGTTCGGCGAGGATAAAGGACATAATTCGGCGGTGCTGAAAGGCGTCTCGGTGTATGCATCGAAGGATCTTAAGCACTGGGAGTTCCGCAACAATGTGCTGACGACAGCCTCCCATCCGGAGCTGGCATCAGCGAAAATCGAGCGGCCTAAAGTGCTGTACAACGAAAAAACAGGCAAATATGTGTTATGGGGACATTGGGAGGAAGCGGGCAACTACAATCAGGCAAATATGATCGTTGCTGTATCCGACACCGTAGACGGCGATTACAAGTACGTGAATCGTTTCCAGCCGGGGGCGATGCAAGCTCGTGACTTTACGCTGTTCCAGGATGACGATGGCAGCGCGTATTTATTCGCATCCTCGAACAATAACGCCGACCTGAATGTGTTCAGGTTGACGGACGATTATTTGTACACCGAGCAGTATATGTATACGCTGTTCCCGGGTGTCAGAAGGGAAGCGCCAGCCGTTGTGAAGAAGGACGGGTACTACTACTTGTTCACATCGGGGCAGTCCGGCTGGTACCCGAATCAAGGCTACTATTCAAGCGCCAAGTCGATTAACAGCCTCAGCGATTGGTCCGAGCTTAAGCGGTTCGGCGATCCGGCGACGTATTATACGCAGCCGTCTTTCATTCTCAGCGTCTACGGCAGTGAAACGACTTCTTACGTCTATGTAGGCGACCGCTGGAATCCGTCGGCCCTGATGAACTCGCAATATATTTGGCTGCCGCTTGAAATGGATAAAGGCGTGGCATCCATTACGAACAGCGGGGATTTGGATTTGAATGCGGCGACGGGACATTTTGAGACGGCGACCGATTTGCTTGTGTCGCAGGGCAAGCCTGTAGTGGCGAGCTCGCAAGCGTCCAGCAACCCGGCGACGATGGCGAATGACGGGATGTATTTTCAGGATACGAACAATGATGGCGGCAATGACAACTTCTTTGATTCGGGCAGCACCTCGTTTCCGACGACGCTGCGCTTCGATTTGGAACGGGAATATGATTTGAGCCGCATTGATCTGAGCTGGCGGGAGTGGAACGGCTCGGAGGTTTATTACACGTATAAGGTGGAAGGCAGCGTTGATGATCAGCAGTATGATCTGCTTATTGACCAGAGCGGCAATAAGACGCCTTCCTTCAACAGCGACAAGCTTACAGGCAAATACAGATATGTGAAGCTGACGATTTTGGGGCAGTTTGGACATACGAACAACGCCGATAAGCCGGTTACCTGGTACAGAGGCCTGCATGAGGTGAAAATTTATTCTTCCGACATGCAGCTGGATGTGCCGCAAGGCTTGCTGGCGACTGCTGTGAAAACATCGGCTGCTGCCGAGGTTACGACCATCAGCCTGAACTGGCAAAGCGTGCCGGGTGCAACGGCCTACACGCTATATCGTTCAGAAAGTGAGAACGGCACGTATGAGCAGGTGTATAACGGAAGAGCGATGGCGTATGATGACAACGGGCTTGCGGTCAACACGACGTATTTTTACAAGGTGAAGGCTACCCATCCGGGCGGCGGCTCGGAGCTTTCGCAGTCTGCACAGGCAAGGACGTTCATCGCATCAGCTAGTCTGGATATGTACGACAATACGAAGGAAAACGTGTGGCTTGACGATGCGGGCAATGTGACGCATACGCCAACGATTACGCATGACGGCTTTTTGAAGCTGGGAAATCTATATTACTATTATGAATATGTGTCGGATACAGACGGATTCAAGCAGGTGAATTTGCATCAATCGGCAGATGGAGTCAACTGGACGTTCGTGGATACGGTGCTGACCCGCGATTCTCATCCAGAGCTTGCGGCTAGCAAATTCGAGGCGTGGAATTTCACGTACAACGAAGCAACGGGCAAAATCGTCATTTGGCTGCATTATGAAAATAACAAGGACTACTCGCTCGGCAGAGCGGCGGTGCTGTCAGGCGCTCCCGGCGGGACGCTGACGTTCCATGGCAGTGTGCGTCCGGCAGGCAACGATTCCCGTGATATCACCTTCTTCAAGGATGATGATGGCAAAGGCTATATCGTTTCCTCGGGCAACACGAATGCAGACTTGTTTATTTATGAGCTGTCTGCAGACTATTTGTCGGTAGAGCGCGTCGTGCTCAAGGTATATGAGGGCAAGCATCGGGAGGCTCCTTCGCTCATTAAGAAAGACGGCTACTATTACCTGTTCACCTCTGAGGCGGCAGGCTGGTACCCGAGCAAGGGCATGTATTCTTCCGCCACTTCGCTTGCAGGGCCTTGGACGGACCTGCGCAGAATCGGCAATAATTCGAACTTCTCGGCGCAATCCGGATTTATTTGGAAAATGGAAGGCTCCGCGGGTATCAGTTTTGTGAATATGGCGAACCGCTGGGTAGCAGGAGCGGGCGAAGCGAAGCAGCACTGGCTGCCGATTACACTGGGCAATGGCTATGCGAAATATGATTATTTTGAAAAAGTGTACTACAACCAGGCAACGGGCGAAGTCGTTCCGGAGCAAAACGGCGAGCTGCTGTCGCAGGGCAAGCCAGCCATAGCGAAGAGCGAGCTGGAAAATAGTCCGGCCACCTATGCGAATGATGGCGACTACACGACAAGCTGGGTTGCAGCGAATAACAGCTGGCCATCATGGTGGCAGGTCGATCTTGGGGATGTGTACAGCTTGACGAACATTCAGCTTTCGTGGTATTTGCATAATGGCTCAGAAGGCTATCACAGATACAAAATCGAAACGAGCTTGGACGGCGTTACCTTTACGACGGCGCTTGATAAGACGGACAATAAAACGTATGGTTTTACCTCCGATAAGCTGAGCGGCAAAGCAAGGTACGTAAGGGTACAGATGATCGATGCCGTTCTGCGCAACAATCCAGGCAACTGGTATACGCCGCAGTTTGGCGAGGTGAAGGTGTATGGGACGACGGTTCAGGAGGAGCCGACGAAGGAGACGCCGGTTGGCCTGAAAGTGAACGCGGCGACGGACAAAGCGATAGAGCTGGCATGGACAGCGCTCGCTGGCGTGAGCGGCTACAACGTTTATCGTGCGACGGATGAAAATGGGCCGTACGTGCTGGCAAACACCCAGCCAATTAGCACAGCATCGTATGCGGATAGCGGCCTGAGCGCCAATACGGATTATTTTTATCAGGTGACCGCCGTTTACGCTGCGGGCGAATCGGATAGATCAGCCGTATTGACGGCGAAGACGCTGGCAGATACTGGAACGCCGGGCGGTGGAACAGATCCTGGAACACCGGGTGGTGGAACAGATCCGGGAACGCCGGGTGGTGGAACAGATCCGGGAACGCCGGGTGGTGGAACAGATCCGGGAACACCGGGTGGCGGAACAGATCCGGGAACACCGGGTGGCGGAACAGATCCGGGAACGCCGGGTGGCGGAACGGGCGGCAGTACGTCGAGCGGAACAGGTGCGGGGTCGACGAGCAGCGGCGCGAGCGTTGAAGCTAATGCAAATGGGCTAACCGTGAAGGTGGCAGCAGACGCGAGCGGCATGCTGCAAGCGCAGCTAAGCGCAGCCGATATGGAAAAAGCGCTGGCAAGCCTGCAATCGGCAAACACGCTGCGCATCCAGCTTGAGCCAAGCAAGGCGGGAGCCGTAGCAGGAGCGAAAGTGGAGATTCCTCTCGAACTGCTGCTAGCAGCGGGAACGCCACAAGTTCGGTTCATCACCGTGAAAGCGGGAGCTGTACAGATTACAGTGGACATTACAAAGGCCGGGGGAATTGTCGCGGCAGGAGCTAAGAAATTAACGCTGGAAGCCGTCCAAGTGGCAGCCTCGGAGCTGCCGGCTAATGTGAAGACGAAATTAGGCGATCACCCTGTTTATGACTTCAAGCTAAGCATAGACGGCAAGGAAATTCATGCCTTTGGGCAGAAGCAGAATTCGCCAGTAACGGTGGAGCTAGCATATACGCTAAAAGCGGGCGAAAAAGCGCATAAAGTCGTCGTCTATTATGTTGGCGAGGGCGGCGCACTAGAAGTCGTGCGCAACGTGAAGGTTGATGAGGCGGCTGGAGTCGTTCGCTTCCAGCCGGAGCATTTCAGCCGCTATGCGATTGCTTATGCGGATGTGGTTTTTGGAGATTTGGGCCAAGCGAAGTGGGCCCAAACGATGATTGAAGCGCTAGCAGCGCGCGAAATCGTGAGCGGAACGGGCGGCGGCAGCTTCGAGCCGTCAAGGGCCGTCACGCGAGCGGAGTTCGTCCAGCTGCTGCTAGGCGCGCTTGGGTTGATTGATGAGCAGGCGACTAGCAGCCTGCGCGATGTGAAGCAGGGCGCTTGGTATGAAGCGGCCGTTGCTTCGGCAGAGAAGCTGGGCCTCGTGAAAGGGCGCCCAGATGGGACGTTTGGCATTCATGACGCGATTACGCGCGAGGAAATGGCTGTTATTTTGGCCCGTGCAACGGAGCAAATCGCATGGGAAAGCACCGCAAGCACGAAGCCGTTCCCTTCCTTTGCGGATGAGCAGTCGATTAGCGGATTCGCTCAGGAGGCCGTCAGCGCAATGCAGCAGGCAGGCTTAGTGAACGGATTCGAAGACGGCAGCTACCGTCCGCAAGGGCAGACGACGAGGGCGCAGGCAGCAGCTGTCATTTTCAAGCTGCTGAAGCTTTAG
- a CDS encoding ABC transporter ATP-binding protein: protein MTNSYFEASNLSFKYGKERGNILDNFSMQIAKGELVGLLGPSGGGKSTLLRIVAGLEAPQSGTVAVNGKTLVDKHCFVQPEKRGIGMIFQDYALFPHLTVEGNIKFGLHRLPRKERQQRLESMLELIRLGDYRRRYPHELSGGQQQRVAFARSLAPRPELLLMDEPFSSLDSELKESIRVELKQLLRAANMTCLLVTHDKEDTAAMCDRVVYLCGDQGAEGELV, encoded by the coding sequence ATGACGAATTCATATTTTGAAGCTTCGAACCTTTCATTTAAATACGGCAAAGAGCGAGGCAACATATTGGACAACTTCTCCATGCAGATTGCCAAAGGGGAATTGGTGGGCCTGCTAGGGCCAAGCGGCGGGGGAAAAAGCACGCTGCTGCGAATTGTTGCCGGACTCGAAGCGCCGCAATCCGGCACAGTTGCCGTTAACGGCAAAACGCTCGTGGACAAGCATTGCTTTGTGCAGCCAGAGAAGCGGGGCATCGGAATGATTTTTCAGGATTATGCGCTGTTTCCTCATCTGACGGTTGAGGGCAACATTAAGTTTGGCCTGCATCGTCTGCCCCGCAAGGAGCGTCAGCAGCGGCTGGAGAGCATGCTTGAGCTGATTCGTCTGGGGGATTATCGCCGCAGATATCCGCATGAATTGAGCGGCGGGCAGCAGCAGCGTGTCGCTTTTGCCCGCTCTCTCGCGCCAAGGCCGGAGCTGCTGCTAATGGATGAGCCGTTCAGCAGCCTGGATTCTGAGCTGAAAGAAAGCATTCGGGTTGAACTGAAGCAGCTGCTGCGCGCAGCAAACATGACATGCCTGCTCGTTACGCATGACAAGGAGGACACGGCTGCAATGTGCGACCGCGTTGTATATTTGTGCGGCGACCAGGGAGCAGAGGGAGAACTTGTTTAG